One window from the genome of Marinobacter sp. LV10R510-11A encodes:
- a CDS encoding 6-carboxytetrahydropterin synthase, whose amino-acid sequence MNHLFVDNLTVIDFAYLDPARGLVGESWIADVVLGGELDDQGMVFDFSNVKRTIKRIIDERVDHRLVIPRGYSGLSCNQDTPGTFTWALTDGSHIVHRSPDEAIVWLSAERVASPDVAALLERELLAVLPANVTSVEINLREDVIEGAYYHYVHGLKKHLGNCQRIAHGHRSPIRIDRNGHRDQELEHSWAKLWQDIYVGSEEDVVNRHVEENGVRYITFAYEANQGEFALTLPEARVYMMGTDTTVELIAAHIADQLKLQFPLDTILVKAYEGVGKGAIASR is encoded by the coding sequence ATGAACCATCTGTTTGTAGACAACCTCACCGTTATTGATTTCGCTTACCTGGACCCCGCCCGTGGGTTGGTTGGGGAAAGCTGGATTGCCGACGTTGTGCTTGGAGGCGAGCTTGATGACCAAGGCATGGTATTCGATTTCAGCAATGTGAAGCGCACGATCAAGCGCATTATAGACGAGCGCGTAGACCATCGGCTGGTGATACCCCGGGGCTACAGCGGTCTCTCCTGCAACCAGGACACGCCTGGCACCTTCACCTGGGCCCTTACCGACGGCAGCCACATTGTGCACCGCTCACCGGACGAGGCGATTGTATGGCTTTCTGCAGAGCGGGTTGCGTCACCCGACGTTGCTGCGCTGCTTGAGCGTGAACTGTTGGCGGTACTGCCAGCGAACGTCACCTCGGTGGAGATCAATCTCCGAGAAGACGTGATTGAAGGCGCCTACTATCACTATGTTCACGGCCTGAAAAAGCATTTGGGCAACTGTCAGCGCATTGCCCACGGCCACCGCTCACCCATTCGCATCGACCGTAACGGCCACCGGGATCAAGAGCTGGAACATTCCTGGGCCAAGCTCTGGCAGGACATTTACGTAGGCTCCGAAGAAGATGTAGTCAATCGCCACGTAGAAGAGAATGGCGTGCGCTACATAACCTTTGCGTATGAGGCCAACCAAGGGGAGTTTGCGCTGACCCTGCCCGAGGCGCGGGTTTACATGATGGGCACGGATACCACCGTTGAACTGATCGCGGCACACATCGCCGACCAGCTCAAACTTCAGTTTCCATTAGATACAATCTTGGTGAAAGCTTACGAGGGCGTGGGCAAGGGCGCTATTGCCTCGCGCTAA
- a CDS encoding NTP transferase domain-containing protein, with amino-acid sequence MDQEFPTLILAAGASRRFGRAKALLTLSERAETGEKSRQRHTLLDCAIGQGRLLSRDVLVVCGAWYPLVRFRCRAQPSRWIPVADWDQGMATSLAAGIRSLGPRVKGVFVLVADQPLLDRQALKAFSAAARCFPRQPAAADYGRRPGVPAYLPRWLWPEVLALEGDRGAGRLLALANATRLDIPGVHDDIDTPEDWARIREAVSRTGPQARQFPG; translated from the coding sequence ATCGATCAGGAATTTCCGACACTCATTCTCGCGGCGGGTGCTTCCCGTCGTTTTGGACGCGCCAAGGCGCTACTTACGTTGAGTGAACGGGCTGAAACGGGTGAAAAGAGTAGGCAGCGGCATACATTGCTAGACTGTGCCATTGGCCAGGGCAGATTGCTCAGCCGGGATGTTCTTGTGGTGTGTGGCGCTTGGTATCCGCTGGTTCGCTTTCGTTGCCGCGCGCAGCCGTCTCGTTGGATACCTGTGGCCGACTGGGATCAGGGTATGGCGACGTCTTTGGCAGCGGGTATTCGCAGCTTAGGGCCGCGTGTGAAAGGTGTATTTGTATTGGTGGCAGATCAGCCCCTGCTGGACAGGCAAGCCCTTAAGGCATTTAGCGCGGCTGCACGGTGTTTCCCCAGGCAGCCTGCAGCGGCGGATTACGGTCGGCGCCCCGGTGTGCCAGCCTATCTGCCCCGCTGGTTGTGGCCTGAAGTGCTGGCACTGGAGGGGGATCGGGGTGCAGGCCGTTTACTGGCGTTAGCCAATGCCACTCGGCTGGATATTCCGGGTGTCCATGACGACATAGACACGCCGGAAGACTGGGCACGGATTCGCGAGGCGGTTAGCCGAACAGGCCCGCAAGCCAGGCAATTCCCAGGCTGA
- a CDS encoding response regulator, with product MAIKNALLVDDSKVARFALSKLLEHLDMQVNMAGSAEEALEFLSTNEHPDVIFMDHLMPGMNGVEATKAIKSNPGTAGIPIIMCTSQKSSSFTKEAKNFGVYNILTKPTQPDGLGLVLQQLAIDVSEGALPTGPMADQEPEADNYFTGIPDDASLEMSSQQAEHERALNGSSSPRTSPSTVPLTSDLIEQISRSAVKTHINNRLHELLSSLFDEQFDHLKRALDESRGKQESMIEERLNAMSGMVEQRTKHLRDEVAAEVNLNLGRELADLKKELSRNSGFTSNHMAELKDHITSVQTIDTEFWQTLQSEAIQQAHEISRETAEDIAQRTIDLFVTQQRSASSRIYTVGLAVSLGVFSLGIAWLAGLFG from the coding sequence ATGGCGATCAAGAACGCTCTTTTGGTGGACGACTCCAAGGTGGCCAGATTTGCTCTAAGCAAATTGCTGGAACATCTTGATATGCAGGTCAACATGGCTGGCTCTGCCGAAGAAGCCCTGGAGTTTCTCAGTACCAATGAGCATCCGGATGTTATTTTTATGGACCACCTGATGCCCGGGATGAATGGCGTAGAAGCCACCAAGGCCATCAAGAGCAACCCTGGTACCGCCGGTATACCCATCATTATGTGTACTTCCCAGAAGTCGTCTTCGTTCACAAAAGAAGCGAAAAACTTTGGCGTGTATAACATTCTGACCAAGCCAACACAGCCTGACGGCCTGGGCCTGGTGCTGCAGCAACTGGCAATCGATGTCAGCGAAGGAGCCTTACCAACAGGCCCCATGGCTGATCAGGAGCCAGAAGCAGACAACTACTTCACGGGAATTCCAGATGACGCCTCGCTGGAAATGTCGTCACAACAGGCTGAACATGAGCGCGCCCTGAATGGCAGCAGCTCACCCCGCACTTCGCCCAGCACCGTGCCGCTCACAAGCGATCTGATCGAGCAAATTTCCCGCTCCGCAGTCAAAACTCACATCAACAACCGCCTTCACGAACTGCTCAGTTCTTTGTTTGACGAACAGTTCGACCACCTGAAGCGGGCATTGGACGAGTCTCGCGGCAAGCAAGAAAGCATGATTGAAGAGCGCCTGAACGCAATGAGCGGGATGGTAGAGCAGCGCACCAAGCACCTGCGGGACGAAGTAGCAGCCGAGGTAAATCTCAACCTCGGCCGGGAGCTAGCAGACCTGAAAAAAGAGCTGTCACGCAACTCCGGATTCACCAGCAACCACATGGCTGAGCTAAAGGATCACATTACCAGCGTGCAGACCATCGACACCGAGTTTTGGCAAACACTGCAATCTGAAGCCATACAGCAAGCCCACGAAATCTCCCGTGAGACAGCTGAAGACATTGCCCAACGCACGATTGACCTGTTTGTAACCCAGCAGCGTTCTGCATCATCCAGAATCTACACCGTCGGGCTGGCCGTTAGCCTTGGGGTGTTCAGCCTGGGAATTGCCTGGCTTGCGGGCCTGTTCGGCTAA
- a CDS encoding PEGA domain-containing protein: protein MVDFRPLLFLNALALMLLVTAGFASVRDELATADAAQQPVQDNRLPKPTNKPAALEAPQTIVKAPAPVSAPETPAEPKAVPARPVVNTEPFRMPELPKEPLLVASAEPPAAMANYTADKVEPAPEQEPTPTTGALTLRSNVAGDHVEINGKTYGATRLDLELAPGKYDITISKAGFKSWQQSVALDAGNELTLVGKLEAYTTVNYQNGVWIGGVKTGDGTYEDSDGLKYEGHFIDGAFHGLGTAWYSDGSRYEGDWENGKRIGEGVWREADGSRYTGQFRDNAFHGQGTLTLSKGDILTGEWSQGRLNGHGSLTTADGMLYVGGFRNSDFHGRGTLTYPDGRHYEGDFSSGTFHGNGSEVFANGKKYEGEYIEGKFHGNGLLRNPNGSSIEATFRHGEPYGQVRLTTASGEVFTARTTEPGVCYRDKSYRATQCPKLEGW from the coding sequence ATGGTCGATTTCAGACCACTTCTATTTTTGAATGCTCTGGCCCTTATGCTTTTGGTTACGGCCGGCTTTGCTTCGGTTCGTGATGAACTGGCAACCGCAGACGCTGCTCAGCAACCGGTGCAGGACAACCGACTGCCGAAACCCACCAACAAACCGGCGGCGCTCGAAGCCCCACAAACTATTGTCAAAGCCCCGGCGCCTGTTTCTGCGCCAGAAACACCGGCCGAACCTAAAGCCGTACCTGCGCGACCGGTGGTGAACACCGAGCCTTTCCGTATGCCCGAGCTCCCGAAGGAGCCCTTGCTTGTTGCCTCTGCCGAGCCGCCGGCCGCTATGGCCAACTATACTGCTGATAAGGTCGAACCCGCTCCCGAGCAAGAGCCAACTCCAACAACAGGCGCTCTTACCTTGCGCTCAAACGTGGCGGGCGATCACGTTGAAATCAATGGCAAAACCTATGGTGCTACACGTCTAGATCTAGAGCTGGCCCCGGGAAAATATGACATTACAATAAGCAAAGCCGGCTTCAAATCTTGGCAGCAAAGCGTCGCTCTCGATGCCGGTAACGAACTGACACTGGTGGGCAAATTAGAAGCCTACACCACCGTTAACTACCAGAACGGGGTTTGGATTGGTGGCGTAAAAACCGGTGACGGAACCTACGAAGACAGCGATGGCCTCAAGTACGAAGGTCATTTTATAGACGGCGCTTTTCACGGTTTAGGAACAGCTTGGTACTCCGATGGCAGCCGCTATGAAGGCGACTGGGAGAATGGCAAGCGCATCGGCGAAGGCGTGTGGCGCGAAGCAGATGGCTCCCGCTATACCGGCCAGTTCAGGGATAACGCGTTTCACGGCCAGGGCACGCTCACACTTAGCAAGGGTGACATCCTGACCGGAGAATGGTCTCAGGGACGGCTGAACGGCCACGGATCTCTAACAACCGCCGACGGCATGCTATACGTGGGTGGCTTTCGTAACAGCGACTTCCACGGGCGCGGCACCCTCACTTATCCGGATGGCCGCCACTATGAAGGCGATTTTTCCAGCGGCACTTTCCATGGCAACGGCTCGGAAGTTTTCGCCAACGGCAAGAAATACGAAGGCGAATACATTGAAGGCAAGTTCCACGGAAATGGCTTGCTGCGCAACCCGAATGGCAGCTCCATCGAGGCGACTTTCCGCCACGGCGAACCCTATGGGCAGGTACGCCTGACCACAGCGTCCGGTGAAGTATTCACTGCCCGCACCACAGAGCCCGGCGTGTGTTATCGGGACAAGAGCTACAGGGCAACACAGTGTCCGAAACTGGAAGGCTGGTAG
- a CDS encoding insulinase family protein has protein sequence MAAVIDNATHPAFEKLRSHRIDTLNLDVEEYRHRKTGARHLHLAADNDENVFFVALKTFPMDSTGVAHVLEHTALCGSERYPVRDPFFMMIRRSLNTFMNAFTSSDWTAYPFASMNRKDFDNLLSVYMDSVFFSKLDPLDFAQEGHRLEFEKPDDPSTDLVYRGIVYNEMKGAMSSATSQLWQNLSSHLFPTTTYHYNSGGEPDHIVDLSYDDLIGFYRHHYHPSNAIFATYGNIPAHEHHERFEELALKRFDKLDIELPVRDEKRMYAPVRVEQGYGVTEGEDTANKTHIVVGWLLGHSFDLQENLEGQLLSAVLLENSASPLMRALETTDIGQAPSPMCGLEDSNREMTFVCGIEGSEPEKQKDLEALLESTLQKVVEEGVSEERLEAILHQLELHQREIAGDSFPYGLQLIMSAIAPMVHGGDPVELLDLEPVLATLREKIHDPQFIPGLIRRKLLDNPHRVTLTLRPDDKLDARRQQAIREALAKRKAELTSEEVTQIVDRAQALEDRQMRKDDDSILPKVDLTDVPLQMPEPEASFDGDISATVFSRGTNGLVYEQVVLPLPNLTEEELLLLPYYSALISEVGCGDLDYLQMQDRMSAESGGIGASFTAKGRIDDVQDLSGYMIFSGKALARNRTVLTKLLRDVYTSARFDEKDRIRELIAQIRARREQAVTGSGHALAMGAAAQGVSPGAWLSFRLGGLAGIRGTKELDQSLKDPAALDEFCQQLASLHDRIRKQAREFLIIGEEEHLPALIDDLKSCWLNDKGVESSRWSMEPVSFVTREAWLTSTQVNFCARAYSTVPIDHPDSAALTVLGGFLRNGYLHRAIREKGGAYGGGASQDSVNGNFRFFSYRDPRLAETLEDFDNALVWLQETEHEYQELEESILGVIGQLDRPHSPAGAARHAFHNKLFGRSPEQRSRFRKRVLSVTLDDLKRVATTWLVPEKASTAVVTGPDNRSLVEGLGLSIQEL, from the coding sequence ATGGCTGCAGTGATCGATAACGCAACTCATCCGGCTTTTGAGAAGCTTCGCAGTCACCGGATCGATACGCTCAACCTTGATGTTGAAGAGTATCGCCATAGAAAAACCGGTGCCCGCCACCTCCATCTTGCGGCGGATAACGACGAAAACGTCTTTTTTGTGGCGCTCAAAACCTTCCCGATGGATTCGACGGGCGTTGCCCATGTCCTTGAGCACACGGCGCTGTGCGGCAGTGAACGTTACCCTGTTCGCGATCCGTTTTTTATGATGATTCGCCGTTCTTTGAATACGTTTATGAACGCGTTCACCAGCAGCGATTGGACGGCTTATCCCTTCGCAAGTATGAATCGCAAAGATTTCGATAATCTACTGTCTGTTTATATGGATTCGGTGTTTTTCTCCAAACTGGATCCGCTGGACTTCGCTCAAGAAGGTCACCGTTTAGAATTTGAAAAGCCAGACGATCCAAGCACGGATCTTGTGTACCGGGGCATTGTGTACAACGAGATGAAAGGCGCCATGAGCTCGGCTACCTCGCAACTGTGGCAAAACCTGAGCAGCCATCTGTTCCCGACCACCACCTATCACTACAACAGCGGTGGCGAGCCAGATCATATCGTTGATCTGAGTTACGATGATTTGATCGGTTTTTATCGGCACCACTACCACCCAAGCAATGCGATTTTTGCCACCTACGGCAACATTCCAGCCCACGAGCACCACGAGCGGTTTGAAGAACTTGCGCTCAAGCGCTTCGACAAGCTGGACATTGAACTGCCAGTGCGCGATGAAAAGCGCATGTACGCGCCGGTGCGAGTGGAGCAGGGCTATGGTGTGACTGAGGGCGAAGACACAGCCAATAAGACCCATATTGTTGTGGGTTGGTTGCTAGGCCACAGCTTTGACCTGCAAGAAAACCTTGAAGGACAATTGTTGTCCGCCGTATTGCTAGAAAACAGCGCCTCGCCGCTGATGCGAGCGCTGGAAACAACCGATATAGGCCAGGCGCCTTCACCCATGTGCGGCCTGGAAGATTCCAACCGGGAAATGACCTTTGTCTGCGGCATTGAAGGCAGTGAGCCGGAGAAGCAGAAAGATTTGGAAGCTCTGCTCGAGAGCACGCTTCAAAAAGTGGTCGAAGAGGGCGTTAGCGAGGAGCGGCTGGAAGCGATCCTTCATCAACTGGAACTGCACCAGCGTGAAATTGCCGGAGACAGCTTTCCTTATGGCCTTCAGCTGATCATGAGTGCGATTGCCCCCATGGTTCACGGTGGCGATCCGGTTGAGCTCCTTGATCTTGAGCCGGTTCTGGCAACTCTGCGTGAGAAAATTCATGATCCGCAGTTCATTCCGGGCCTTATTCGTCGCAAGCTGCTGGATAACCCGCACCGGGTAACGCTCACTTTGCGCCCAGATGACAAGCTGGATGCGCGTCGCCAGCAAGCCATTCGCGAAGCTCTCGCAAAGCGCAAAGCAGAGCTTACCAGCGAGGAAGTCACACAGATCGTCGATCGCGCGCAAGCTCTGGAAGATCGCCAGATGCGCAAAGATGATGATTCCATTCTGCCGAAAGTGGACCTTACCGATGTGCCGCTGCAAATGCCGGAGCCGGAAGCCAGCTTTGATGGCGATATTTCTGCAACCGTGTTTTCGCGGGGCACCAACGGACTGGTTTACGAGCAGGTGGTACTCCCTCTGCCGAACCTGACCGAAGAGGAGTTATTGCTGCTGCCGTATTACAGCGCCCTGATTTCTGAGGTGGGTTGTGGTGATCTGGACTACCTGCAGATGCAGGATAGGATGTCGGCTGAGTCTGGTGGCATTGGTGCCTCTTTCACCGCCAAAGGTCGCATTGATGACGTTCAGGATCTCTCTGGCTATATGATTTTCAGTGGCAAGGCGCTGGCCCGTAACCGGACCGTGCTGACCAAGCTGCTCCGGGACGTTTATACCAGTGCTCGGTTTGATGAAAAAGACCGTATTCGGGAGCTTATCGCCCAGATTCGCGCTCGCCGGGAACAAGCGGTAACCGGCAGTGGTCATGCGCTGGCCATGGGTGCGGCGGCCCAGGGCGTGAGCCCCGGTGCTTGGCTGTCGTTTCGCCTTGGTGGTCTCGCCGGGATTCGCGGCACCAAAGAATTGGATCAGTCCTTGAAGGATCCCGCTGCGCTTGATGAGTTCTGCCAGCAGCTCGCGAGCCTGCACGACAGGATTCGCAAACAAGCGCGAGAGTTCCTAATTATTGGTGAGGAAGAGCATCTTCCCGCTTTGATCGACGATCTTAAATCATGCTGGCTAAATGATAAGGGCGTTGAATCATCGCGCTGGAGCATGGAGCCGGTGAGCTTTGTAACCCGCGAAGCTTGGTTGACGTCTACGCAGGTTAACTTCTGCGCTCGGGCATACAGCACCGTGCCGATTGACCATCCGGATTCGGCTGCGCTAACCGTGCTTGGTGGCTTTTTGCGCAATGGCTATTTGCACAGAGCCATTCGGGAAAAAGGTGGCGCCTATGGCGGCGGAGCTTCCCAGGATAGCGTGAATGGCAACTTCCGCTTTTTCTCATATCGGGATCCGCGCTTGGCTGAAACCCTTGAGGATTTCGATAACGCTCTGGTATGGCTTCAGGAAACTGAGCATGAATATCAGGAGTTGGAAGAGTCTATTCTTGGCGTGATTGGTCAGCTGGATCGGCCGCACTCGCCCGCTGGTGCCGCGCGCCATGCCTTCCATAATAAGCTGTTTGGGCGGAGCCCAGAGCAGCGGTCACGCTTCCGGAAGCGGGTGCTGTCGGTAACGCTTGATGATCTCAAGCGGGTTGCAACAACTTGGCTGGTGCCGGAAAAAGCGAGCACGGCTGTTGTGACAGGCCCCGACAACCGCAGCCTTGTTGAAGGGCTTGGCCTGAGCATTCAGGAGCTGTAG
- a CDS encoding pyruvate, water dikinase regulatory protein gives MKRTAFFISDGTGLTAEALGHSLLAQFEKIEFERITVPYIDDVEKARDMVKRINKATEIDGARPLIFDTIVDSSIRDIISDAKGFMVDIFGTFLNPLEMELQSSSSYSVGKSHAINNGGVYERRIHAVNFALDNDDGARTRHYDEADLILVGASRSGKTPTCLYLALQYGVKAANYPITEEDLSDQQLPKALRPHKEKIYGLTIEPERLATIRNERRPNSRYSSIKQCMLEIEEIELMYRRERIPFLNTTAYSVEEISTRIMVATGLKRNR, from the coding sequence ATGAAACGTACAGCCTTCTTTATTTCCGATGGCACTGGCCTAACCGCCGAGGCTCTCGGGCATAGCCTATTGGCCCAATTCGAAAAAATTGAATTTGAGCGTATAACCGTACCCTATATCGACGACGTTGAAAAAGCCCGGGACATGGTTAAACGCATAAACAAAGCCACCGAAATCGATGGCGCACGACCGTTGATTTTCGACACCATTGTGGACAGCAGCATTCGTGACATTATCTCGGACGCCAAAGGTTTTATGGTGGATATTTTCGGGACATTCCTGAACCCACTGGAAATGGAATTGCAGTCGTCTTCATCCTATTCCGTTGGGAAATCCCACGCGATCAACAACGGAGGCGTTTATGAGCGTCGCATTCACGCTGTAAACTTTGCACTGGATAACGATGATGGTGCGCGCACGCGGCATTATGATGAGGCAGATCTGATTCTTGTGGGCGCGTCCCGCAGCGGCAAAACCCCCACTTGCCTGTATCTCGCGCTTCAGTACGGCGTTAAAGCCGCCAACTACCCGATCACCGAAGAGGATCTTTCAGACCAGCAGCTGCCCAAGGCACTCCGGCCGCACAAAGAAAAGATCTATGGCCTAACGATTGAGCCTGAGAGACTGGCCACCATCCGCAATGAGCGGCGCCCCAACTCCCGCTACTCGTCCATAAAGCAGTGCATGCTCGAAATCGAAGAGATTGAGTTGATGTACCGAAGGGAGCGCATTCCGTTCCTGAACACGACAGCCTACTCTGTTGAAGAAATATCGACGCGTATCATGGTCGCCACCGGCTTGAAGCGAAACCGCTAA
- the ppsA gene encoding phosphoenolpyruvate synthase: MSDVDRVGGKNASLGEMISNLANAGVTVPGGFATTSHAYREFLAKDGLKDKIDNVLDSLDINDVNELARVGAEIRQWVIDTPFPDALECALKEAYSTMLNGNDKMAVAVRSSATAEDLPDASFAGQQETFLNVVGLEQVRTSVKEVFASLFNDRAISYRVHHGFDHKLVALSAGIQKMVRSETASSGVMFTLDTESGFRDVVFITGSYGLGETVVQGAVNPDEFYVHKPTLDAGRPAVLRRNLGSKAIKMVYHSDPSSGQLVETIKVDPKERGRFCITDAEVEELAKQAMIIEKHYQRPMDIEWAKDGDDGKIYIVQARPETVKSRASANVMERYLLNETGKVLVEGRSIGHKIGAGPVKIITSIKEMDRVQEGDVLVTDMTDPDWEPVMKRASAIITDRGGRTCHAAIIARELGIPAVVGCGDATETLNNGQEVTVSCAEGDTGLVYEGALDFELRENTVDSMPNIPFKIMMNVGNPDRAFDFQSLPNEGVGLARLEFIINRMIGVHPKALLNFDGLPSDIKQTVEKRISGYSSPVDFYVDKLVEGISTLAAAFSPKKVIVRLSDFKSNEYANLIGGTLYEPDEENPMLGFRGASRYISETFRDCFELECRALKRVRNEMGFTNVEVMVPFVRTVGEAEQVVSLLAENGLKRGENGLRLIMMCELPANAILAEQFLEHFDGFSIGSNDLTQLTLGLDRDSGIIAHLFDERNDAVKALLSSAIQACRKAGKYIGICGQGPSDYPDFAKWLMDQGIDSVSLNPDSVLDTWIFLADEKVD; the protein is encoded by the coding sequence ATGTCCGATGTTGACCGGGTAGGCGGTAAAAACGCCTCCCTCGGGGAAATGATCAGTAATCTCGCCAATGCCGGTGTGACCGTTCCTGGAGGTTTCGCCACAACCTCGCATGCATACCGCGAGTTTCTTGCCAAAGACGGCCTGAAGGATAAGATCGACAACGTCCTCGACAGCCTCGACATTAACGATGTGAACGAGCTTGCGCGTGTAGGGGCGGAAATTCGCCAGTGGGTTATTGATACACCCTTTCCGGATGCGCTGGAATGTGCTCTGAAAGAAGCCTACAGCACCATGTTGAATGGCAATGACAAGATGGCAGTTGCCGTGCGTTCTTCTGCAACGGCGGAAGACTTGCCAGACGCGTCCTTTGCTGGGCAGCAGGAAACTTTTTTGAACGTGGTTGGGCTTGAGCAAGTACGTACGTCGGTAAAAGAAGTGTTCGCTTCTCTTTTTAACGACCGTGCTATTTCCTACCGAGTTCACCACGGCTTTGATCACAAGCTTGTGGCTTTGTCTGCCGGCATCCAGAAGATGGTGCGCAGTGAGACAGCCTCAAGTGGCGTTATGTTTACGCTGGATACTGAATCTGGTTTCCGAGACGTTGTGTTTATCACCGGCTCGTATGGTCTTGGTGAGACGGTGGTGCAAGGCGCGGTTAACCCGGATGAATTCTACGTTCACAAGCCCACGCTTGATGCCGGCCGGCCAGCTGTGTTGCGCCGCAATCTCGGCAGCAAAGCCATCAAAATGGTTTACCACTCAGATCCTAGCAGTGGCCAGCTTGTCGAGACCATTAAAGTGGATCCCAAAGAGCGCGGCCGGTTCTGTATTACCGATGCAGAAGTCGAAGAGCTAGCCAAGCAGGCCATGATCATCGAGAAGCACTATCAGCGTCCCATGGACATTGAATGGGCGAAAGATGGCGATGACGGCAAAATCTATATCGTTCAGGCGCGCCCTGAAACGGTCAAAAGCCGGGCGTCTGCTAATGTGATGGAGCGTTACCTGCTGAACGAAACTGGCAAGGTGCTGGTTGAAGGCCGCAGTATTGGCCACAAAATTGGTGCCGGCCCGGTCAAGATCATTACCAGCATCAAGGAAATGGACCGAGTGCAGGAAGGCGATGTTCTGGTTACGGACATGACAGACCCAGATTGGGAGCCCGTTATGAAGCGTGCTTCCGCGATTATTACCGACCGTGGTGGCCGTACCTGTCACGCAGCTATCATTGCCCGCGAGCTGGGTATTCCTGCTGTTGTAGGTTGTGGGGATGCCACTGAGACCCTTAATAATGGCCAGGAAGTGACCGTATCCTGTGCGGAAGGCGACACCGGCTTGGTTTATGAGGGGGCTTTGGACTTTGAGCTGCGTGAAAACACCGTAGATTCGATGCCTAACATTCCGTTCAAGATCATGATGAACGTAGGCAACCCCGATCGTGCCTTTGATTTCCAATCACTACCTAACGAAGGTGTGGGTTTGGCACGCCTTGAGTTCATCATTAATCGTATGATTGGTGTGCACCCGAAAGCACTTCTCAACTTTGACGGACTGCCAAGTGATATTAAGCAGACGGTGGAAAAGCGTATTTCCGGTTACAGCTCGCCGGTGGATTTCTATGTCGACAAGCTGGTAGAGGGGATTTCTACCCTGGCAGCAGCGTTCTCACCCAAGAAGGTGATTGTACGTTTGTCTGATTTCAAATCCAACGAGTACGCCAACCTGATTGGTGGCACTCTATATGAGCCAGACGAAGAAAACCCGATGTTGGGTTTCCGGGGCGCATCACGTTATATCTCGGAAACCTTCCGCGACTGTTTTGAGCTGGAATGCCGCGCGCTCAAAAGAGTGCGCAATGAAATGGGCTTTACCAACGTAGAAGTTATGGTGCCATTCGTGCGTACCGTGGGTGAAGCAGAGCAGGTGGTTAGCCTGCTGGCGGAAAACGGCCTGAAACGGGGTGAAAATGGCCTGCGCTTGATTATGATGTGTGAGTTGCCCGCCAACGCCATACTGGCAGAGCAGTTCCTTGAGCACTTTGACGGCTTCTCAATTGGCTCTAACGATCTTACTCAGCTCACTCTAGGCTTGGATCGCGATTCGGGCATTATCGCGCACCTGTTTGATGAGCGTAACGATGCCGTTAAAGCACTCCTTTCCAGCGCCATTCAGGCGTGTAGAAAGGCAGGTAAGTACATAGGTATCTGCGGCCAGGGGCCGTCTGATTATCCGGATTTTGCAAAATGGCTGATGGATCAAGGTATTGATTCCGTGTCTCTTAATCCAGACTCGGTACTGGATACCTGGATTTTCCTAGCGGATGAGAAAGTCGACTGA
- the rraA gene encoding ribonuclease E activity regulator RraA has product MATIITPDLCDEFPEVKVVAPGFNNYGGIKAFGGEIVTVKCFEDNSVVKEQVGLPGKGRVMVVDGGGSMRHALLGDMLAEKAASNGWAGLIIYGCVRDVDEIGNTDLGVQALATYPRKSEKRGLGDLDVPVTFHGVTFQPGHYVYADNNGIVVSEKPLVN; this is encoded by the coding sequence GTGGCAACAATTATTACCCCAGATCTGTGTGATGAGTTTCCAGAAGTAAAAGTGGTCGCACCCGGCTTTAATAACTATGGTGGAATTAAAGCCTTCGGTGGCGAGATTGTCACCGTAAAATGCTTTGAAGATAATTCCGTGGTTAAGGAGCAGGTGGGCTTGCCCGGCAAAGGTCGAGTCATGGTTGTAGATGGTGGCGGCTCAATGCGCCACGCGTTGCTGGGCGATATGCTGGCGGAGAAGGCCGCCAGTAACGGCTGGGCAGGGTTGATTATTTATGGTTGTGTACGGGATGTTGACGAGATCGGTAACACAGATCTCGGGGTTCAGGCTTTAGCCACTTATCCTCGGAAAAGCGAAAAGCGCGGCCTTGGAGATCTGGATGTGCCAGTGACCTTTCACGGCGTGACCTTTCAGCCCGGCCACTACGTGTACGCTGATAACAACGGCATTGTTGTGTCAGAGAAGCCCCTGGTTAACTAG
- a CDS encoding PilZ domain-containing protein, with amino-acid sequence MKDYSEKRDFHRMQVESVIEITDSKGVTFAGTCRNLSATGMQIFVEKPVAVGEELTTVLHPNNDQFPPLETICEIIRCESEGDGFLLGANISEVTR; translated from the coding sequence ATGAAGGACTATTCGGAGAAGCGCGATTTTCATCGCATGCAGGTTGAATCAGTCATTGAGATCACAGACAGCAAAGGCGTCACCTTTGCCGGTACGTGCAGGAACCTCAGCGCCACAGGAATGCAGATTTTTGTAGAAAAGCCTGTAGCGGTTGGGGAAGAACTGACCACGGTACTGCATCCGAACAATGATCAGTTCCCTCCTCTGGAGACTATTTGCGAGATCATCCGGTGCGAGTCGGAGGGTGACGGCTTTTTGCTCGGAGCCAACATCAGCGAAGTCACCCGCTAG